Below is a genomic region from Panulirus ornatus isolate Po-2019 chromosome 63, ASM3632096v1, whole genome shotgun sequence.
TCTCCACAAAGTTGGGGGTGTGGCGCTCGACGGGAATCTCCTGGTGCTTGATGGTGACCTCTGCAGGGTTGTGGGTGACCttagagaggagggtggtgggtggtgcgatGGCTGGGGCGGCCAAGGCTGGCTTGTGGATATGGGTGGTGGCACCGGCTACGTAAGCCTGAGTGCCGTAGTGGACCTGCTGGTGAACGGGCACTTCCACATGAGTACGGGTGATGGGGATCTTCACTTCCACTGGGGGCAGAGCAACAGGTTGTGGGGCAGCGTAGGCCACAGGGTGGGCAAGAGGGGCAATTGGGGCAGCAGGCAAGGGAGCAATAGCGGGAGCAGCAGCCACATGAGCaagaggggcagcagcagccaagGGAGCGATACCGTGGCCAGCCAAACCAGCGATACCGTGGCCAGCCAAACCAAAGCCAGCATATGGCAGAGCTCCGGGGAGCACCTGGACGGTTTCACAGTCATCAGGGACTGGAGCAGCCAGGGCCAGGGCAATCACGCCAAACAGAACCTGCAGATAAGATACAATCGGTCAGTAAAAGGGATCAAGGATATGTATgtctagatatatagatataggatagatatagatatatatttcagcAGACTGAAGCCTGTTTTCGGTTTATTCGAACTTTATTGCCGGCGGGAGCATCATATCTCCACAGTCATTTGTTTACGAACTGATCCACTTACTTCAAGCATCACATTTACGTCGACTGGGACTTCGCGTGGCTTGTGGGATTGTAAACATCCCTACCAACTATAATATATGACGTAAGATTTTGAtacagggagagaaacagagcAATGAAGAGCAGGACAGATGAGGATTTTGATTTTGAAATGTGTATGTTGAATGTGAAGGAGTAGTGGACATATGTTGAATGTGAAGGAGTAGGGGACGAATGTTGAGTGTGAAGGAGCAGGGGACGACTGTTGAATGTGAAGGAGCAGGGGACGAATGTTGAATGTGAAGGAGCAGGGGACGAATGTTGAATGTGAAGGAGCAGGGGACTATTGTTGAATGTGAAGGAGCAGGGGACGAATGTTGAATGTGAAGGAGCAGGGGACGAATGTTGAATGTGAAGGAGCAGGGGACGAATGTTGAAGGTGAAGGAGCGGGGGACGAATGTTGAATGTGAAGGAGCAGGGGACGACTGTTGAATGTGAAGGAGCAGGGGACGAATGTTGAATGTGAAGGACCAGGGGACGAATGTTGAATGTGAAGGAGCAGGGAACGAATGTTGAATGTGAAGGAGCAGGGGACGAATGTTGAGTGTGAAGGAGCAGGGGACGAATGTTGAATGTGAAGGAGCAGGGGACGAATGTTGAATGTGAAGGAGCAGGGGACGAATGTTGAATGTGAAGGAGCAGGGGACGAATGTTGAATGTGAAGGAGCAGGGGACGAATGTTGAATGGGAAGGAGCAGGGGACGAATGTTGAATGTGAAGGAGCGGGGGACGAATGTTGA
It encodes:
- the LOC139745830 gene encoding uncharacterized protein, with amino-acid sequence MKTLVLFGVIALALAAPVPDDCETVQVLPGALPYAGFGLAGHGIAGLAGHGIAPLAAAAPLAHVAAAPAIAPLPAAPIAPLAHPVAYAAPQPVALPPVEVKIPITRTHVEVPVHQQVHYGTQAYVAGATTHIHKPALAAPAIAPPTTLLSKVTHNPAEVTIKHQEIPVERHTPNFVETPYHAGTIIEYTEPEVREIKVPTPYAKPVPVPQPVPVAQPVPVPTPVHSVAVHHAAPVVAPVAAPIVAPVAAPVAYGAVVAADDC